From a region of the Rathayibacter sp. VKM Ac-2804 genome:
- a CDS encoding response regulator transcription factor: protein MDGPRILIVDDEPNIRDLLTTSLRFAGFAVRAVGNGAQAISAVLEEEPDLIILDVMLPDMNGFGVTKRLRSAGYTSPILFLTAKDDTEDKITGLTVGGDDYVTKPFSLDEIVARIKAILRRTMHAEEDAVIRAGELTMDQDTHEVLVGDEPVELSPTEFKLLRYLMLNPNRVLSKAQILDHVWEYDFNGDAGIVESYISYLRRKLDTHSEESLIQTKRGFGYMLKVAKV from the coding sequence ATGGACGGACCCCGCATTCTCATCGTCGACGACGAGCCCAACATCCGCGACCTGCTCACCACGAGCCTCCGCTTCGCCGGCTTCGCCGTGCGCGCGGTCGGCAACGGCGCTCAGGCCATCTCCGCAGTCCTCGAGGAGGAGCCGGACCTCATCATCCTCGACGTGATGCTGCCGGACATGAACGGCTTCGGGGTCACCAAGCGCCTGCGCTCGGCCGGTTACACCTCGCCCATCCTCTTCCTCACGGCGAAGGACGACACCGAGGACAAGATCACCGGCCTCACCGTCGGCGGCGACGACTACGTCACCAAGCCGTTCAGCCTGGACGAGATCGTCGCGCGCATCAAGGCGATCCTCCGCCGCACGATGCACGCCGAGGAGGACGCGGTCATCCGGGCCGGCGAGCTCACGATGGACCAGGACACCCACGAGGTCCTCGTCGGCGACGAGCCCGTCGAGCTCAGCCCGACCGAGTTCAAGCTGCTGCGCTACCTGATGCTCAACCCCAACCGGGTGCTCAGCAAGGCGCAGATCCTCGATCACGTCTGGGAGTACGACTTCAACGGCGATGCGGGCATCGTCGAGTCCTACATCTCGTACCTCCGACGTAAGCTCGACACGCATTCGGAGGAATCGCTCATCCAGACCAAGCGAGGATTCGGATACATGCTGAAGGTCGCGAAGGTCTGA
- the serC gene encoding phosphoserine transaminase: MPDVTIPRELLPHDGRFGCGPSKVRHDQLAHLATQGAHLLGTSHRQAPVKNLVGSVREHLATLFRIPEGYEVLLGNGGSTAFWDAAAFSLIDRRAENLTFGEFGQKFAKAASAPFLEPAHVVSAPAGSRSEVEILEGVDVYAWPHNETSTGVMAPVRRVHGDEGALTVIDATSAAGGIDFDATEADVYYFAPQKNFASDGGLWFGLFSPAAIERIERIAASGRYIPEFLSLQNAVDNSRLNQTLNTPALSTLLLMESQLEWMNTSGGLAWASARTLESSSAIYDWAEASPIATPFVEVPEHRSQVVATVDFDASVDAALIAKILRANGIVDTEPYRKLGRNQLRVATFVAIDPDDVRSLLRCIDYVVERLAD, from the coding sequence ATGCCGGACGTCACCATTCCTCGCGAGCTCCTCCCCCACGACGGGCGGTTCGGCTGCGGCCCGTCCAAGGTGCGGCACGACCAGCTCGCGCACCTCGCGACGCAGGGCGCGCACCTCCTCGGCACCTCGCACCGGCAGGCCCCGGTGAAGAACCTGGTCGGCTCCGTGCGCGAGCACCTCGCGACGCTGTTCCGCATCCCCGAGGGCTACGAGGTCCTGCTCGGCAACGGCGGCTCGACCGCCTTCTGGGACGCCGCCGCCTTCTCGCTGATCGACCGCCGCGCCGAGAACCTGACGTTCGGCGAGTTCGGCCAGAAGTTCGCCAAGGCCGCCTCGGCGCCGTTCCTCGAACCCGCGCACGTCGTGTCGGCCCCGGCCGGCTCGCGCAGCGAGGTCGAGATCCTTGAGGGCGTGGACGTCTACGCCTGGCCGCACAACGAGACCTCCACCGGGGTCATGGCACCGGTGCGGCGCGTGCACGGCGACGAGGGCGCCCTCACGGTGATCGACGCGACCAGCGCCGCGGGCGGGATCGACTTCGACGCCACGGAGGCCGACGTCTACTACTTCGCCCCGCAGAAGAACTTCGCCTCGGACGGCGGCCTCTGGTTCGGCCTCTTCTCGCCGGCCGCGATCGAGCGGATCGAGCGGATCGCGGCGAGCGGCCGCTACATCCCCGAGTTCCTCAGCCTGCAGAACGCGGTCGACAACTCCCGGCTGAACCAGACGCTGAACACCCCCGCCCTCTCGACGCTGCTGCTGATGGAGTCGCAGCTCGAGTGGATGAACACGAGCGGCGGCCTGGCCTGGGCGTCGGCGCGCACGCTCGAGTCCTCGTCGGCGATCTACGACTGGGCCGAGGCCTCGCCGATCGCGACCCCGTTCGTCGAGGTGCCCGAGCACCGCTCGCAGGTCGTCGCCACCGTCGACTTCGACGCTTCGGTCGACGCTGCGCTGATCGCGAAGATCCTGCGCGCCAACGGCATCGTCGACACGGAGCCGTACCGCAAGCTCGGCCGCAACCAGCTGCGGGTCGCGACCTTCGTCGCGATCGACCCGGACGACGTCCGCTCGCTGCTCCGCTGCATCGACTACGTCGTCGAGCGCCTGGCCGACTGA
- a CDS encoding cold shock domain-containing protein — MPTGKVKFYDEEKGFGFISTDDGQEVFLHASALPSGTAVKAGTRLEFGIADGKRGAQALSARIIDTPPSMVKLNRKSADDMSVIVEDTVKLLDGIGTGLKRGRYPDKAHGRTIATLLRRVADELDA; from the coding sequence ATGCCTACCGGCAAGGTCAAGTTCTACGACGAGGAGAAGGGCTTCGGCTTCATCAGCACTGATGACGGCCAGGAGGTCTTCCTGCACGCTTCCGCGCTGCCCTCCGGGACCGCGGTCAAGGCCGGCACCCGCCTCGAGTTCGGCATCGCCGACGGCAAGCGCGGTGCGCAGGCGCTCTCGGCCCGGATCATCGACACTCCTCCCAGCATGGTCAAGCTCAATCGCAAGTCCGCCGACGACATGTCGGTCATCGTCGAGGACACGGTGAAGCTGCTGGACGGGATCGGCACGGGCCTCAAGCGCGGCCGCTACCCCGACAAGGCGCACGGGCGCACGATCGCGACGCTGCTGCGCCGGGTTGCGGACGAGCTGGATGCCTGA
- a CDS encoding DUF2530 domain-containing protein encodes MRLWLRPDGRRPAPPPYASDDATALLVGCVVWLLALIGVLIAAAAGASVAPLVLSTVVIGLVLGTIGLFYSRNRR; translated from the coding sequence GTGAGGCTCTGGCTCCGTCCGGACGGGCGCCGCCCCGCTCCCCCGCCGTACGCCTCCGACGACGCGACGGCGCTCCTCGTGGGGTGCGTCGTGTGGCTGCTCGCCCTGATCGGCGTGCTGATCGCCGCGGCGGCGGGCGCGTCGGTGGCGCCGCTCGTCCTGTCGACCGTCGTGATCGGCCTCGTCCTCGGGACGATCGGCCTCTTCTACAGCCGCAACCGCCGCTGA
- a CDS encoding ATP-binding protein, giving the protein MHQGLAERWNSISLRTKITAVTVLLLTLGLLVSGIGTMTLLKPQLVTQLDVDLRAKAQETANILVNEGEAAMDDSDKEYVGALYNAVGRQFASTAIDPSDPVFPGTFSIDEALKLGDDSATLYSASGKIEYHYVATTYSDGNKITTLLLATSTRDIDNIMTIYLTIFLGFGVAIVVIGAMLTRLLVTTTFAPLRQVEQTAAAIADGDFSQRLDGTTPNTEVGRLNRSLNAMLVRIDSAFRDRARTIDQMRRFVGDASHELRTPLVSVRGYAELYRMGALQTPEAVGQAMERIEKEAIRMGGLVEDLLELARLDETKPLALSPVDLMPLARDAAMDAMASWPDRDFGVETRDDTPVETPALEMDDPTGTPTQTMEIAPAGLTGPIAAAGARLARFRRRPRRVMAEDIAAGTAPEPEQVGVPALVMAEENKIRQVLTNLIGNAVRYTPEDTPIEVGVAVDRARRLAFLEVIDHGEGIPPQIREKIFQRFWRADTSRTRETGGSGLGLAIVSSIVAAHKGRVDVVETPGGGATFRVALPLLTVDQNGESSPASV; this is encoded by the coding sequence ATGCACCAGGGTCTGGCCGAGCGGTGGAACTCCATCTCGTTGCGCACGAAGATCACCGCCGTCACCGTCCTCCTGCTGACGCTCGGCCTGCTGGTCTCCGGCATCGGCACGATGACGCTGCTGAAACCGCAGCTGGTCACTCAGCTCGACGTGGATCTGCGCGCGAAGGCGCAGGAGACCGCGAACATCCTCGTCAACGAGGGTGAGGCGGCGATGGACGACTCGGACAAGGAGTACGTCGGCGCCCTGTACAACGCCGTCGGAAGGCAGTTCGCCTCGACCGCGATCGATCCCAGCGACCCCGTCTTCCCCGGCACCTTCTCCATCGACGAGGCCTTGAAGCTGGGCGACGACAGCGCGACGCTCTACAGCGCGAGCGGCAAGATCGAGTACCACTACGTGGCGACGACGTACTCCGACGGCAACAAGATCACGACGCTGCTGCTCGCCACGTCGACGCGCGACATCGACAACATCATGACGATCTACCTGACGATCTTCCTCGGGTTCGGCGTCGCGATCGTGGTCATCGGCGCGATGCTGACACGGCTGCTGGTCACCACCACCTTCGCACCGCTGCGCCAGGTGGAGCAGACCGCCGCCGCCATCGCCGACGGCGACTTCAGCCAGCGGCTCGACGGCACCACCCCCAACACCGAGGTCGGCCGGCTCAACCGCTCGCTCAACGCGATGCTCGTGCGGATCGACAGCGCCTTCCGCGACCGCGCGCGCACGATCGACCAGATGCGCCGCTTCGTCGGAGACGCCAGCCACGAGCTGCGCACTCCCCTCGTCTCCGTCCGGGGCTACGCCGAGCTCTACCGGATGGGCGCGCTGCAGACCCCCGAGGCCGTCGGCCAGGCGATGGAGCGCATCGAGAAGGAGGCGATCCGGATGGGCGGCCTCGTCGAGGACCTCCTCGAGCTCGCCCGCCTCGACGAGACCAAGCCGCTCGCGCTCTCCCCCGTCGACCTGATGCCGCTCGCCCGCGACGCCGCGATGGACGCGATGGCCTCCTGGCCCGATCGAGACTTCGGCGTCGAGACCCGCGACGACACCCCGGTCGAGACCCCGGCCCTCGAGATGGACGACCCGACGGGCACGCCGACCCAGACGATGGAGATCGCTCCCGCCGGCCTCACCGGACCGATCGCGGCCGCCGGCGCGCGACTGGCGCGCTTCCGCCGCCGCCCGCGCCGCGTGATGGCCGAGGACATCGCCGCCGGCACCGCGCCCGAGCCCGAGCAGGTCGGGGTCCCCGCGCTCGTCATGGCGGAGGAGAACAAGATCCGCCAGGTGCTGACCAACCTGATCGGCAACGCCGTCCGGTACACCCCCGAGGACACGCCGATCGAGGTCGGCGTGGCCGTCGACCGCGCGCGGCGCCTCGCGTTCCTCGAGGTCATCGACCACGGCGAGGGGATCCCGCCGCAGATCCGCGAGAAGATCTTCCAGCGCTTCTGGCGCGCCGACACCTCGCGCACGCGCGAGACGGGCGGCAGCGGTCTGGGGCTGGCGATCGTGTCGTCCATCGTCGCCGCGCACAAGGGCCGCGTCGACGTCGTCGAGACCCCGGGCGGCGGCGCCACCTTCCGCGTCGCGCTGCCTCTCCTCACCGTCGACCAGAACGGCGAGTCCTCCCCAGCTTCGGTCTGA
- a CDS encoding HNH endonuclease: MRTLVLNAGYEPLAVVSFKRALVLLMSEKAMIIVADEEHPVHGATGDYVRPSVIVLTRYVRIPSSRSVPVSRRGVLRRDNHRCGYCGQHANTIDHIQPKSRGGRDTWENLVACCHRCNNLKSDRTPLEMGWQLRSVPRMPRAGSWLVRGAERTQPEWDDYLTAAAA, encoded by the coding sequence ATGCGCACACTCGTCCTCAACGCCGGCTACGAGCCGCTCGCGGTGGTGTCCTTCAAGCGGGCGCTGGTGCTGCTGATGTCCGAGAAGGCGATGATCATCGTCGCCGACGAGGAGCACCCGGTGCACGGCGCGACTGGCGACTACGTCCGGCCCTCGGTGATCGTGCTCACGCGCTACGTCCGCATCCCGAGCTCGCGCAGCGTGCCGGTCTCGCGCCGCGGGGTGCTGCGGCGCGACAACCACCGCTGCGGCTACTGCGGTCAGCACGCCAACACGATCGACCACATCCAGCCGAAGTCGCGGGGCGGGCGGGACACCTGGGAGAACCTCGTCGCCTGCTGCCACCGCTGCAACAACCTCAAGAGCGACCGGACGCCGCTCGAGATGGGCTGGCAGCTGCGCTCGGTGCCGCGGATGCCGCGCGCCGGCTCCTGGCTCGTGCGCGGCGCGGAGCGCACCCAGCCCGAGTGGGACGACTACCTGACCGCTGCGGCGGCCTGA
- a CDS encoding metal-dependent transcriptional regulator: MTDLIDTTEMYLRTILELEEENIIPLRARISERLSHSGPTVSQTVGRMERDGLVVVSGDRHLELTGDGRRKAIHVMRKHRLAERLLHDVIKLDWEFVHEEACRWEHVMSEQVERRLLEMLDHPTESPYGNPIPGLDELGDTPASRFADGVISIPRFVAGSAEPQRGVVRRLGEPAQVDPELLLQLKQAGVVPGAEGEFSALNGYVLVRIDGVEAGIELPNEVAAHIFLVS; encoded by the coding sequence ATGACGGATCTGATCGACACGACCGAGATGTACCTGCGCACCATCCTGGAGCTGGAGGAGGAGAACATCATCCCCCTCCGGGCCCGCATCTCCGAGCGGCTCAGCCACTCGGGCCCCACCGTCTCGCAGACCGTCGGCCGGATGGAGCGCGACGGCCTCGTCGTCGTCTCCGGCGACCGCCACCTCGAGCTCACCGGCGACGGGCGCCGCAAGGCGATCCACGTCATGCGCAAGCACCGCCTCGCCGAGCGCCTCCTCCACGACGTCATCAAGCTCGACTGGGAGTTCGTGCACGAGGAGGCCTGCCGCTGGGAGCACGTGATGAGCGAGCAGGTGGAGCGCCGCCTCCTCGAGATGCTCGACCACCCCACCGAGTCGCCCTACGGCAACCCGATCCCGGGGCTCGACGAGCTGGGGGACACCCCCGCCTCGCGCTTCGCGGACGGCGTCATCAGCATCCCCCGCTTCGTCGCCGGCTCGGCCGAGCCTCAGCGCGGCGTCGTGCGCCGACTGGGCGAGCCCGCGCAGGTGGACCCGGAGCTGCTGCTGCAGCTCAAGCAGGCGGGCGTCGTCCCCGGAGCCGAGGGCGAGTTCTCGGCGCTCAACGGCTACGTGCTCGTGCGCATCGACGGCGTGGAGGCGGGCATCGAGCTCCCCAACGAGGTCGCTGCGCACATCTTCCTCGTCAGCTGA
- a CDS encoding C40 family peptidase, translating into MPQNPAGPAGSPDRFRSTHPDSPRNTSSLENRPPVVRARYTDEAPVARRAVPTAPSRQADVTDFVPTPAGSPRRRSRGRTIGKVAIVGFAGALVATMALPAYAFSPGTESDGLFAASQADLLRQGDAQTVAVAGGVVQAAIARDGFTAEAAPPPPPPEPEPVVEPVVDTTDVAEARAETAESFNSYEGASASELAATAPSTSYSLSAVFNTALQYQGVPYVFGGADPSGFDCSGLVMYVFAQYGISMPHSAAGQAAMGTQIPLSEAQPGDLVIMPGHDGFYAGNGNILHAPYEGASVRVQPIWTSNYTIVRISG; encoded by the coding sequence TTGCCCCAGAACCCCGCCGGCCCCGCCGGTTCCCCCGATCGGTTCCGCTCCACCCACCCGGACAGCCCCCGCAACACGTCCTCCCTCGAGAACCGCCCGCCGGTCGTCCGCGCCCGCTACACCGACGAGGCGCCCGTCGCCCGCCGGGCCGTGCCGACGGCGCCGTCGCGCCAGGCCGATGTCACCGACTTCGTCCCGACGCCCGCGGGCTCGCCCCGCCGACGCAGCCGCGGTCGCACGATCGGCAAGGTCGCCATCGTCGGATTCGCCGGTGCCCTCGTCGCCACCATGGCGCTCCCCGCCTACGCCTTCTCGCCCGGCACCGAGAGCGACGGGCTCTTCGCCGCCTCGCAGGCCGACCTCCTCCGGCAGGGCGACGCGCAGACCGTCGCCGTCGCCGGGGGAGTGGTCCAGGCCGCGATCGCGCGCGACGGCTTCACCGCCGAGGCCGCGCCGCCGCCCCCGCCGCCCGAGCCTGAGCCGGTGGTCGAGCCCGTCGTCGACACCACCGACGTCGCCGAGGCCCGCGCGGAGACCGCGGAGAGCTTCAACTCCTACGAGGGCGCCTCGGCCAGCGAGCTCGCGGCCACCGCGCCGAGCACGAGCTACAGCCTCTCGGCCGTCTTCAACACGGCGCTGCAGTACCAGGGCGTGCCGTACGTCTTCGGCGGCGCCGACCCGAGCGGCTTCGACTGCTCCGGCCTCGTCATGTACGTCTTCGCGCAGTACGGCATCTCGATGCCGCACTCGGCCGCGGGTCAGGCGGCCATGGGCACGCAGATCCCGCTGTCCGAGGCGCAGCCCGGCGACCTGGTGATCATGCCCGGCCACGACGGCTTCTACGCGGGCAACGGCAACATCCTGCACGCGCCGTACGAGGGCGCGAGCGTCCGCGTGCAGCCGATCTGGACGAGCAACTACACGATCGTCCGCATCTCCGGCTGA
- a CDS encoding DUF3027 domain-containing protein, whose product MPDADETTGDPSPRNDAPAPESERTAPARGAADDVLFQDGTAEESAVEETAAADAPAADAAAERDTEPSKPVSSPVWSDEIDEDDESDDDEAAEAGVDPEAGPAADAGEPEPQPVYELDPVLAGSEDRAREALLDITTADTIGTLVATIAQGEHVVSLQFTNLMRGYPGWLWTATLSRIDESEGVNVLEVELLPGEGSVLAPDWVPWSVRLADYRAAQDASGERDETEDDEYDDDIVVDGDAVADEDEILDDDDEADDDDVSDDDEDADDDSDEDDPDSDTDSDDDTDSDEDDSDDDDSEGEDAVAGASNDRRRGGSGRGRRRRRR is encoded by the coding sequence ATGCCTGACGCCGACGAGACGACCGGCGACCCGTCGCCCCGGAACGACGCTCCGGCTCCCGAGTCCGAGCGGACGGCACCCGCGAGGGGCGCTGCCGACGACGTCCTGTTCCAGGACGGCACCGCCGAGGAGTCCGCCGTTGAGGAGACCGCCGCCGCGGACGCGCCGGCCGCCGACGCTGCGGCGGAGCGCGACACCGAGCCGTCGAAGCCGGTCTCGTCGCCGGTCTGGAGCGACGAGATCGACGAGGACGACGAGTCGGACGACGACGAGGCCGCCGAGGCGGGCGTGGATCCGGAGGCGGGGCCCGCAGCGGACGCCGGAGAGCCGGAGCCCCAGCCGGTCTACGAGCTCGACCCCGTGCTCGCAGGCTCCGAGGACCGTGCGCGCGAGGCGCTCCTCGACATCACGACCGCCGACACGATCGGCACCCTGGTCGCGACGATCGCCCAGGGCGAGCACGTCGTCTCGCTGCAGTTCACGAATCTGATGCGCGGCTACCCCGGGTGGCTCTGGACGGCGACGCTGTCGAGGATCGACGAGTCCGAGGGCGTCAACGTGCTCGAGGTCGAGCTGCTGCCGGGCGAGGGCTCCGTGCTCGCGCCCGACTGGGTCCCGTGGTCGGTCCGGCTCGCGGACTACCGCGCGGCGCAGGACGCCAGCGGTGAGCGCGACGAGACCGAGGACGACGAGTACGACGACGACATCGTCGTCGACGGCGACGCGGTGGCGGACGAGGACGAGATCCTCGACGACGACGACGAGGCGGACGACGACGACGTCTCCGACGACGACGAGGACGCCGACGACGACTCGGACGAGGACGACCCCGACTCCGACACCGACTCCGACGACGACACCGACTCCGACGAGGACGACTCCGATGACGACGACTCCGAGGGCGAGGACGCCGTCGCCGGCGCCTCGAACGACCGACGACGGGGCGGCAGCGGCCGCGGACGTCGGCGCCGCCGCCGCTGA